A section of the Candidatus Tisiphia endosymbiont of Nedyus quadrimaculatus genome encodes:
- a CDS encoding NAD-dependent epimerase/dehydratase family protein, translating to MSNYLVTGGAGFIGSHLVNLLVKEGSQVVILDDLSTGNFNNSFNKNVEFVQGNILDQDILEKLFRNIDGCFHLAAIANVQESIDNWYHNHQVNLTGTINIFLQASKQNIPVVYASSAAVYGTVSDFPLQENGKVNPLSPYAVDKLACELQAKVFGELKSLKTCGLRLFNVYGKGQLRGSDYSGVISIFKQKVEEGKELVVFGDGNQSRDFIHVSDVTNMCVRALSIASISAPVLNVCTGRTYSINELIQLINKIAIVKGIKYLPSQAGSINSSVGSTELAQQLLNYMPVYELEAGLLELFSVNL from the coding sequence ATGTCAAATTATTTAGTCACTGGAGGTGCTGGTTTCATCGGTTCACATCTTGTTAACTTACTAGTAAAAGAAGGTAGTCAGGTTGTAATATTAGATGATCTTTCAACAGGTAATTTCAATAATTCGTTTAATAAAAATGTTGAATTTGTTCAAGGGAATATCTTAGATCAAGATATTTTAGAAAAACTATTTAGAAATATTGATGGTTGCTTCCATCTTGCAGCGATAGCAAATGTACAGGAATCAATTGATAATTGGTATCATAATCATCAAGTGAATTTAACGGGAACTATTAATATATTCCTTCAGGCAAGTAAACAGAATATACCAGTTGTATATGCATCATCTGCTGCCGTTTATGGCACAGTAAGTGACTTCCCTTTACAAGAGAATGGTAAGGTAAATCCGCTTTCTCCTTATGCAGTGGATAAATTAGCCTGTGAGCTGCAAGCTAAGGTTTTTGGTGAGCTTAAATCTCTTAAAACCTGTGGTTTACGTCTTTTTAATGTTTATGGTAAAGGGCAACTTAGAGGTTCTGATTACTCTGGTGTAATATCAATATTTAAACAGAAAGTAGAAGAGGGTAAGGAGCTGGTTGTTTTTGGTGATGGTAATCAAAGTCGTGATTTTATACATGTTTCAGATGTTACCAATATGTGCGTTAGAGCCTTGTCTATTGCGAGTATCTCAGCCCCTGTACTAAATGTTTGTACGGGACGTACCTACTCTATAAATGAACTTATTCAACTAATTAATAAGATTGCTATTGTCAAAGGGATAAAATATCTACCAAGTCAGGCTGGGAGTATAAATAGTTCTGTTGGCAGCACAGAATTGGCTCAGCAGCTTTTAAATTATATGCCAGTATATGAGTTAGAAGCTGGATTATTAGAGTTATTTAGTGTAAATTTATGA